Proteins found in one Streptomyces sp. CB09001 genomic segment:
- a CDS encoding Clp protease N-terminal domain-containing protein, translating into MTTNPSITSSVRLDELITAIKKVHPEPLEQLQDAVIAGEHLGEVADHLIGHFVDQARRSGASWTDIGKSMGVTRQAAQKRFVTKESADLDASQGFSRYTPRARNVVMTAHNAAKTAGSTEGLPEHLVLGLVTERESLSAKAIAAQGVTLDAIREAATAALPPAAAEVPELVPYGAAAKKVLELTFREALRLGHNYIGTEHILLALLEHEHGEGVLSGLGLDKEATERYVVDAVAEFIHLTEKAEKTEARGASEASGDGGGGSTGEA; encoded by the coding sequence ATGACGACGAACCCGAGCATCACGTCATCCGTACGCCTCGACGAACTCATCACCGCGATCAAGAAGGTGCATCCGGAGCCGCTGGAACAGCTCCAGGACGCCGTCATCGCCGGCGAGCACCTCGGCGAGGTGGCCGACCATCTCATCGGCCACTTCGTGGACCAGGCCCGGCGTTCGGGCGCGTCCTGGACGGACATCGGCAAGAGCATGGGCGTCACCCGGCAGGCGGCGCAGAAGCGCTTCGTGACCAAGGAGTCGGCCGACCTGGACGCGAGCCAGGGCTTCAGCCGCTACACGCCCCGCGCGCGCAACGTCGTGATGACCGCCCACAACGCGGCCAAGACCGCGGGCAGCACCGAGGGCCTGCCCGAACACCTCGTCCTCGGCCTGGTCACCGAGCGCGAGAGCCTCTCCGCCAAGGCGATCGCCGCACAGGGCGTGACCCTGGACGCGATCCGCGAGGCGGCGACCGCGGCGCTCCCGCCGGCCGCCGCGGAGGTCCCGGAGCTGGTGCCCTACGGCGCCGCGGCCAAGAAGGTCCTCGAACTCACCTTCCGCGAGGCCCTGCGCCTCGGCCACAACTACATCGGCACGGAACACATCCTGCTCGCCCTGCTGGAGCACGAGCACGGCGAGGGCGTGCTGAGCGGGCTCGGCCTCGACAAGGAGGCGACGGAGCGGTACGTCGTCGACGCGGTGGCGGAGTTCATCCACCTCACCGAGAAGGCCGAGAAGACCGAGGCGAGGGGGGCGAGCGAGGCGAGCGGGGACGGCGGGGGCGGGTCCACCGGGGAAGCCTGA
- a CDS encoding bifunctional 3'-5' exonuclease/DNA polymerase — protein sequence MAERWALAVAEGGGVEVAPLGPDGLPAGPVRREPGLAEAVRARPDVARWVWRSTAEIAPRLLAAGVRVERCYDVEASETLLLGHEGRYGEPHSAAAALARLRGGPVPSDPPQRSAEPGAQSPLFEPEGVHLPLSDLLAVYAEQQRRHDRSAHPDRLRLLTAAESAGMLVAAEMNRAGLPWRADVHREVLHGLLGERYAGGGEPRRLAELAEEVSAAFGRRVRPDLPADVVKAFGQAGVKVGSTRRWELESLDHPAVKPLIEYKKLYRIWVAHGWSWLQDWVRDGRFRPEFLAGGTVTGRWVTNGGGGLQIPKVIRRAVVADPGWRLVVADADQMEPRVLAAISRDPGLMEVAGRESDLYQSVSDRAFSGDRAQAKLAVLGAVYGQTSGDGLKNLAALRRRFPRAVAYVDDAARAGEEGRLVRTWLGRTCPPAAGAADGTEEAGLPQDDPADSGDRAREWVPGYASTNARARGRFARNFVVQGSAADWALLLLAALRQTCADLAAELVFFQHDEVIVHCPEEEADTVVAAIRDAAELAGRLTFGATPVRFPFTTAVVECYADAK from the coding sequence ATGGCCGAGAGGTGGGCGCTCGCGGTGGCCGAGGGCGGTGGCGTGGAGGTCGCCCCCCTCGGCCCCGACGGGCTGCCCGCCGGCCCCGTGCGGCGGGAGCCCGGCCTGGCCGAGGCCGTCCGGGCCAGGCCGGACGTCGCGCGCTGGGTGTGGCGGTCCACCGCCGAGATCGCGCCACGCCTGCTCGCCGCGGGGGTGCGAGTGGAGCGGTGCTACGACGTGGAGGCCTCCGAGACCCTCCTGCTCGGCCACGAGGGGCGGTACGGGGAGCCGCACTCGGCCGCGGCCGCCCTGGCCCGGCTGCGCGGCGGACCCGTACCGTCCGACCCGCCGCAGCGCTCCGCCGAGCCGGGCGCGCAGTCCCCGCTGTTCGAGCCCGAGGGCGTCCACCTCCCCCTGTCCGACCTGCTCGCCGTCTACGCAGAGCAGCAGCGCCGGCACGACCGTTCGGCGCACCCCGACCGGCTGCGGCTGCTGACGGCGGCCGAGTCGGCGGGCATGCTGGTGGCCGCCGAGATGAACCGCGCGGGGCTGCCCTGGCGGGCCGACGTGCACCGCGAGGTGCTGCACGGCCTGCTGGGCGAGCGGTACGCGGGCGGGGGCGAGCCGCGCCGCCTGGCCGAGCTGGCGGAGGAGGTGTCGGCGGCGTTCGGGCGCCGGGTGCGGCCCGACCTCCCCGCGGACGTGGTCAAGGCGTTCGGGCAGGCGGGCGTGAAGGTCGGCTCCACCCGCCGCTGGGAGCTGGAGTCGCTGGACCACCCGGCCGTGAAACCGCTGATCGAGTACAAGAAGCTGTACCGGATCTGGGTCGCCCACGGCTGGTCCTGGCTCCAGGACTGGGTGCGCGACGGGCGGTTCCGCCCCGAGTTCCTGGCCGGCGGCACCGTGACCGGGCGCTGGGTGACCAACGGCGGGGGCGGGCTACAGATCCCCAAGGTGATCCGGCGGGCCGTCGTCGCCGACCCCGGCTGGCGACTGGTCGTCGCCGACGCCGACCAGATGGAGCCGCGCGTCCTCGCGGCGATCTCCCGGGACCCCGGCCTGATGGAGGTGGCCGGCCGGGAGAGCGACCTCTACCAGTCCGTCTCCGACCGCGCCTTCTCCGGCGACCGCGCCCAGGCCAAGCTCGCCGTGCTCGGCGCGGTCTACGGCCAGACGTCCGGCGACGGCCTGAAGAACCTCGCCGCGCTCAGACGCCGTTTCCCCCGCGCGGTGGCGTACGTCGACGACGCGGCGCGCGCGGGCGAGGAGGGCCGGCTCGTGCGCACCTGGCTGGGCCGCACCTGCCCGCCCGCGGCCGGCGCGGCCGACGGCACCGAGGAGGCGGGCCTGCCGCAGGACGATCCCGCCGACTCCGGGGACCGCGCCCGGGAGTGGGTGCCGGGGTACGCCTCGACCAATGCCCGCGCGCGGGGCCGCTTCGCCCGCAACTTCGTCGTCCAGGGCAGCGCCGCCGACTGGGCCCTGCTCCTGCTCGCGGCCCTGCGGCAGACCTGCGCGGACCTGGCGGCCGAGCTGGTCTTCTTCCAGCACGACGAGGTGATCGTGCACTGTCCCGAGGAGGAGGCCGACACCGTCGTCGCGGCGATCCGGGACGCGGCGGAGCTGGCGGGACGGCTGACGTTCGGTGCGACGCCGGTGCGGTTCCCGTTCACGACGGCGGTGGTGGAGTGCTACGCGGACGCGAAGTGA
- a CDS encoding PadR family transcriptional regulator, translating to MLELAILGFLAEGPLHGYQLRLRIAHLSGHARPVSDGSLYPAISRLVNAGLLGRRTEPGVSAAQRHTLSLTEAGRGELLRRLREADGLDISDSTRYFTVLAFLSQLPDTADQHSVLRRRLEFLEQPASFFHDGDRPLGADDTDDPYRRGMLTIARATSRAERSWLRETLGLAGTG from the coding sequence ATGCTCGAACTCGCGATCCTGGGATTCCTGGCGGAGGGGCCGCTGCACGGGTATCAACTGCGGCTTCGGATAGCCCACTTGTCCGGCCATGCCCGGCCGGTCAGCGACGGCAGCCTTTATCCGGCGATCAGCAGGCTGGTCAACGCCGGGCTGCTCGGCCGAAGGACCGAGCCGGGTGTCTCGGCCGCTCAGCGGCACACTCTGAGCCTGACCGAGGCCGGTCGCGGTGAGCTGCTGCGTCGGCTGCGGGAGGCCGACGGCCTGGACATCAGTGACAGCACTCGGTACTTCACGGTGCTGGCCTTCCTGTCCCAGCTGCCGGACACGGCCGACCAGCACTCGGTCCTGCGTCGGCGGCTGGAGTTCCTGGAGCAGCCCGCGAGCTTCTTCCACGACGGCGACCGCCCGCTGGGTGCCGACGACACCGACGACCCCTACCGGCGTGGCATGCTCACCATCGCCCGCGCCACCAGCCGTGCGGAAAGGTCCTGGCTCCGGGAGACGCTGGGCCTGGCCGGTACGGGGTAG
- a CDS encoding isochorismatase family cysteine hydrolase, which yields MTYTEEWVTGRARTAYEMGRASFGLRPERTALLVIDMQDEFVQPGWSPYWVPAATRMAPQLRRLVEDCRDASVPVIWTIFDDTHLGLDRPHALRFLPHAHSDWRRPGPAGVWDPMGRRPDEALIRKPSYGAFYDTPLDTMLRNLDRDTVVVTGTLTNYCCGTTARQAYERGYKVVFGSDVTATDDESRQEPELAVLRKGFALVLTAEEITDRLTAKNPRIRA from the coding sequence GTGACGTACACCGAGGAATGGGTGACCGGGCGGGCGCGCACCGCCTACGAAATGGGCCGGGCCTCGTTCGGCCTGCGGCCCGAACGGACCGCACTGCTGGTCATCGACATGCAGGACGAGTTCGTCCAACCGGGCTGGAGTCCCTACTGGGTGCCCGCGGCCACCCGGATGGCCCCGCAGCTGCGGCGACTGGTCGAGGACTGCCGGGACGCCTCGGTCCCGGTGATCTGGACCATCTTCGACGACACGCATCTCGGCCTGGACCGGCCGCACGCCCTGCGCTTCCTGCCGCACGCCCACAGCGACTGGCGCCGGCCGGGCCCCGCCGGGGTGTGGGACCCGATGGGCCGCCGCCCCGACGAAGCCCTGATCCGCAAGCCGTCCTACGGGGCGTTCTACGACACCCCGCTCGACACCATGCTGCGCAACCTCGACCGTGACACCGTCGTCGTGACGGGCACGCTCACCAACTACTGCTGCGGCACCACGGCTCGACAGGCATATGAACGCGGCTACAAGGTCGTCTTCGGGTCCGATGTCACGGCCACCGACGACGAGTCCCGGCAGGAGCCGGAACTCGCCGTCCTGCGCAAGGGTTTCGCACTCGTACTGACCGCCGAAGAGATCACCGACCGGCTGACCGCAAAAAACCCCCGAATCAGGGCCTGA
- a CDS encoding alpha/beta hydrolase: MHTRRTHRRTRTGGTRFRATLLAAALLATACSAGGASTSAGSPAAKAAGSTEAATATLTPLPKATPAGLSPYYEQKLGWRDCGVPGFQCATMKAPLDYAKPTEGDVRLAVARKKATGPGKRLGSLLVNPGGPGGSAIGYLQQYAGIGYPAKVRAQYDMVAVDPRGVARSEPVECLDGREMDAYTRTDVTPDDAGETDELVDAYKEFAEGCGADAPKLLRHVSTVEAARDMDVLRAVLGDEKLTYVGASYGTFLGATYAGLFPDRTGRLVLDGAMDPSLPARRLNLEQTKGFETAFQSFAKDCVRQPDCPLGDKDTTPDQVGKNLKSFFDDLDAKPLSAGDADGRKLTESLATTGVIAAMYDEGAWQQLRESLTSAIKEKDGAGLLILSDSYYEREADGGYSNLMFANAAVNCLDLPAAFSSPDEVREALPEFEKASPVFGEGLAWSSLNCAYWPVKPTGEPHRIEAAGATPIVVVGTTRDPATPYRWAEALSGQLASGHLLTYEGDGHTAYGRGSSCIDSAINTYLLTGTAPTDGKRCS; encoded by the coding sequence ATGCACACAAGGCGCACTCACCGCAGGACCCGCACCGGCGGCACCCGTTTCCGGGCCACGCTGCTCGCCGCCGCGCTGCTCGCCACCGCCTGCTCGGCCGGGGGCGCGTCGACGTCCGCCGGATCCCCCGCGGCCAAGGCGGCAGGCTCGACGGAAGCGGCCACGGCGACCCTGACCCCACTGCCGAAGGCCACGCCCGCCGGGCTGTCGCCGTACTACGAGCAGAAGCTCGGCTGGCGCGACTGCGGCGTCCCCGGCTTCCAGTGCGCCACCATGAAGGCCCCGCTCGACTACGCGAAGCCCACCGAGGGCGACGTGCGGCTCGCGGTGGCCCGCAAGAAGGCCACGGGGCCGGGCAAGCGCCTCGGTTCGCTGCTGGTCAACCCGGGCGGACCCGGCGGCTCGGCGATCGGCTACCTCCAGCAGTACGCGGGCATCGGCTACCCGGCGAAGGTCCGTGCCCAGTACGACATGGTCGCGGTCGATCCCCGGGGCGTGGCCCGCAGCGAACCCGTCGAGTGCCTGGACGGCCGCGAGATGGACGCCTACACGCGGACCGACGTCACCCCGGACGACGCGGGCGAGACGGACGAGCTGGTCGACGCGTACAAGGAGTTCGCCGAGGGCTGCGGGGCGGACGCGCCGAAGCTGCTGCGCCACGTCTCCACGGTCGAGGCGGCACGCGACATGGACGTACTGCGCGCGGTGCTGGGCGACGAGAAGCTGACCTACGTCGGAGCCTCGTACGGCACCTTCCTGGGCGCGACCTACGCCGGCCTGTTCCCGGACCGGACGGGCCGCCTGGTCCTGGACGGCGCGATGGACCCGTCCCTGCCCGCCCGCCGCCTGAACCTGGAGCAGACCAAGGGCTTCGAGACGGCGTTCCAGTCCTTCGCGAAGGACTGCGTACGGCAGCCCGACTGCCCCCTCGGAGACAAGGACACCACCCCCGACCAGGTCGGCAAGAACCTGAAGTCCTTCTTCGACGACCTGGACGCGAAGCCACTCTCGGCGGGCGACGCCGACGGCCGCAAACTCACGGAGTCCCTCGCCACCACGGGCGTGATCGCGGCGATGTACGACGAGGGCGCCTGGCAGCAGCTGCGCGAGTCCCTGACCTCGGCGATCAAGGAGAAGGACGGCGCCGGCCTGCTGATCCTGTCCGACAGCTACTACGAGCGCGAGGCCGACGGCGGCTACAGCAACCTGATGTTCGCCAACGCCGCCGTGAACTGCCTCGACCTCCCCGCCGCCTTCTCCTCCCCGGACGAGGTGCGCGAGGCCCTCCCCGAGTTCGAGAAGGCGTCCCCGGTCTTCGGCGAGGGCCTCGCCTGGTCCTCCCTGAACTGCGCGTACTGGCCGGTGAAGCCCACGGGGGAGCCGCACCGCATCGAGGCGGCCGGGGCCACCCCGATCGTCGTGGTCGGCACCACCCGTGACCCGGCCACCCCGTACCGCTGGGCCGAGGCACTCTCCGGCCAGCTCGCCTCCGGCCACCTCCTCACCTACGAGGGCGACGGCCACACCGCGTACGGCCGCGGCAGCTCCTGCATCGACTCCGCGATCAACACGTACCTGCTGACCGGCACCGCCCCGACGGACGGCAAGCGCTGCTCGTAG
- a CDS encoding DNA polymerase III subunit delta', with amino-acid sequence MTVWDDLVGQEKACEPLAAAARDADAFVTAAAGGGPLPQSTSMTHAWLFTGPPGSGVAQTARAFAAALQCVSPDRALGGVPGCGFCDGCHTALVGTHADVSTVVAMGAEIRAQDMRDTVRKSFTSPANGRWQIILVEEAERLNEKSANAVLKAVEEPAPRTVWLLCAPSVEDVLPTIRSRCRHLNLRTPSVDAVADMLVRREGIEPDVAAAAARATQGHIDRARRLATDKAARDRRAAVLKLPLRVEDVGGALKAAQELVDAAAEDAKQLAEEMDAKETEELKAALGAAQGGRLPRGTAGVMKDLEADQKRRKARTQRNSLDLALSELTGFYRDVLALQLGSRVAIANADAEDALERLARGSTPESTLRRIEAVAACGEALDRNVPPLLAVEAMTMALRSG; translated from the coding sequence ATGACCGTGTGGGACGACCTCGTCGGGCAGGAGAAGGCGTGCGAGCCGCTCGCCGCCGCCGCCCGGGACGCCGACGCCTTCGTCACCGCCGCCGCGGGCGGGGGCCCGCTGCCGCAGTCGACGAGCATGACGCACGCCTGGCTGTTCACCGGTCCGCCCGGCTCCGGCGTGGCACAGACGGCCCGGGCCTTCGCCGCCGCGCTGCAGTGCGTGAGCCCCGACCGCGCCCTCGGCGGCGTCCCCGGCTGCGGCTTCTGCGACGGATGCCACACGGCACTGGTCGGCACCCACGCCGACGTGAGCACCGTGGTCGCCATGGGCGCCGAGATCCGCGCCCAGGACATGCGGGACACCGTCCGCAAGTCGTTCACCTCACCCGCGAACGGCCGCTGGCAGATCATCCTCGTCGAGGAGGCCGAGCGGCTGAACGAGAAGTCGGCCAACGCCGTCCTGAAGGCCGTGGAGGAACCGGCGCCACGGACCGTGTGGCTGCTGTGCGCCCCCTCCGTCGAGGACGTCCTGCCCACGATCCGCTCCCGCTGCCGCCACCTGAACCTGCGCACGCCGTCGGTCGACGCGGTCGCCGACATGCTCGTACGGCGCGAGGGCATCGAACCGGACGTCGCCGCCGCAGCGGCCCGCGCCACCCAGGGCCACATCGACCGCGCCCGCCGCCTGGCCACCGACAAGGCCGCCCGGGACCGCCGGGCCGCCGTGCTGAAGCTGCCGCTGCGGGTCGAGGACGTCGGCGGTGCCCTCAAGGCGGCCCAGGAGCTGGTCGACGCCGCGGCGGAGGACGCCAAGCAGCTCGCCGAGGAGATGGACGCCAAGGAGACCGAGGAACTGAAGGCGGCCCTGGGCGCCGCCCAGGGCGGCCGGCTCCCGCGCGGCACGGCAGGTGTGATGAAGGACCTGGAGGCCGACCAGAAACGCCGCAAGGCGCGCACCCAGCGCAACAGCCTCGACCTCGCCCTCAGCGAGCTGACCGGCTTCTACCGCGACGTCCTCGCGCTCCAGCTCGGCTCCCGCGTGGCCATCGCCAACGCCGACGCGGAGGACGCCCTGGAGCGGCTCGCCCGCGGCAGCACACCCGAGTCCACGCTGCGCCGGATCGAGGCGGTCGCCGCCTGCGGAGAGGCCCTGGACCGCAATGTGCCCCCGCTGCTCGCGGTGGAGGCGATGACGATGGCGCTCAGATCGGGCTGA
- the tmk gene encoding dTMP kinase: MTRAEQPTAPHPAPDDALVADSRERAVRALLRRPQLRRLWSAQLVGGVGDILALLVLVLLVVQAAIGAGSFGGGYRGVAFAVATVFGVRILATLLFGAVLLGPLTSLTSQDGPLDRRWTMVGADGLRTALLIVAPLWIDWTPDDALAYLLVTAFVTGVAERFWTVCRESAAPALLPAPPLEGATVRPLPDHMDALRRLSLRTSFVAIPLAAVALVVAGLLNNLLGAGVDWFAEHQAALGSYVAAGLFAASLSLVTFLELPGVRTPRARSPLEGMRRPKNGGGVDKGRTGALPLLVFACAAVAGVVAATVAVAVLHAKDLGGGPVLYGLAVGALTGGVVVGIRTAPALLPSLSRRRLLALAIAFVGVTLLAAGLVPDDTTVLLLLVLAGVGAGVAANTGHALLDQETEDHRRARTTEHLHAVVRVCVALGAVVGPVLAAAIGPHRLENGRFVFAHGGAAFVLMLLGALLLPLAALILAKVDDRSGVPLRHDLRDALLGGDDPVPTSAATGFFIALEGGDGAGKSTQAEALAEWIRGKGHEVVLTREPGATPVGKRLRSILLDVSSAGLSHRAEALLYAADRAEHVDTVVRPALERGAVVVSDRYIDSSVAYQGAGRDLSPTEIARINRWATNGLVPHLTVLLDVAPEAARERFTEAPDRLESEPAEFHARVRSGFLTLAAADPGPYLVVDAGQEPEAVTTVVRHRLDQVLPLSEAEIQAREEARRKAEEEARRKAEEEAARKAEEERLERERLEEEARVRAEEEERKRRELEEAQRREAERQAEEARLRAEEARRKAEEERARLLAEEKARAEEEARLRAEEERRRKQAEEEERLRAEAEARRLEKQRKAEEALLRAEEARRAAEQAAAAAVAGPKSAAPAAADAPRPKPAAPAPDDTAAPNDAATVPTPIVTPANASGGPVEDTAVLRPVRDTRDGDRADDSEGGTENDSAARDGRGGGRRTSGESESEVTTELPKPPVPSGAADETAVLPAVQPDAADETAVLPPVTPPGAADETAVLPPVRGDDPADRVPPGYFREEGPAEDAQDRTRELPQIDPDQAPPSRRRRSDWAEETPLDDLPTLADELLGPHDEDEGGRDDGSRGGRGRGRR, translated from the coding sequence ATGACGCGAGCCGAGCAGCCAACGGCCCCTCACCCGGCCCCGGACGACGCCCTGGTCGCGGACTCCCGCGAGCGCGCCGTCCGCGCCCTGCTGCGCCGTCCGCAGCTGAGGCGTTTGTGGAGCGCACAGCTCGTGGGGGGTGTCGGCGACATCCTCGCCCTCCTGGTGCTCGTCCTCCTCGTGGTCCAGGCCGCGATCGGCGCGGGCTCGTTCGGCGGGGGCTACCGGGGCGTGGCGTTCGCAGTGGCGACCGTTTTCGGCGTCCGGATCCTGGCGACGCTGCTCTTCGGCGCAGTCCTGCTCGGGCCACTGACCTCCCTCACCTCGCAGGACGGCCCGCTCGACCGGCGCTGGACCATGGTCGGCGCCGACGGGCTGCGGACCGCCCTGCTGATCGTCGCGCCCTTGTGGATCGACTGGACGCCCGACGACGCGCTGGCCTACCTCCTGGTGACCGCCTTCGTCACCGGAGTCGCCGAGCGCTTCTGGACGGTGTGCCGGGAGAGCGCGGCCCCCGCCCTGCTGCCCGCCCCGCCCCTGGAGGGGGCCACGGTACGACCGCTGCCGGACCACATGGACGCGCTGCGCCGCCTGTCGCTGCGCACGAGCTTCGTCGCGATCCCCCTGGCGGCCGTCGCGCTGGTCGTCGCGGGGCTCCTGAACAACCTGCTGGGCGCCGGCGTCGACTGGTTCGCCGAGCACCAGGCCGCGCTCGGCTCGTACGTGGCGGCCGGCCTGTTCGCCGCGTCCCTGTCCCTCGTGACCTTCCTGGAGCTGCCCGGGGTCCGCACCCCGCGCGCGCGGTCGCCGCTGGAGGGCATGCGCCGCCCCAAGAACGGCGGCGGCGTCGACAAGGGCCGCACCGGAGCGCTCCCGCTGCTGGTGTTCGCCTGCGCCGCGGTCGCCGGCGTGGTGGCCGCCACGGTCGCCGTGGCGGTGCTGCACGCCAAGGACCTGGGCGGCGGCCCCGTGCTGTACGGCCTGGCCGTGGGCGCGCTGACCGGCGGCGTCGTCGTCGGCATCCGCACCGCCCCCGCCCTGCTGCCCTCCCTGTCCCGCCGTCGGCTGCTCGCCCTGGCGATCGCCTTCGTCGGCGTCACCCTGCTGGCCGCCGGGCTCGTCCCGGACGACACCACCGTGCTGCTGCTCCTCGTGCTGGCCGGTGTCGGCGCGGGCGTGGCCGCGAACACCGGGCACGCACTGCTCGACCAGGAGACCGAGGACCACCGCCGGGCCCGGACCACCGAGCACCTGCACGCCGTCGTCCGGGTCTGCGTGGCGCTCGGCGCCGTCGTCGGGCCCGTGCTGGCCGCGGCGATCGGACCCCACCGGCTGGAGAACGGCAGGTTCGTCTTCGCCCACGGCGGCGCCGCGTTCGTCCTGATGCTGCTCGGCGCGTTGCTGCTGCCACTGGCCGCGCTGATACTGGCCAAGGTCGACGACCGCTCCGGCGTGCCGCTGCGCCACGACCTGCGGGACGCGCTGCTCGGCGGCGACGACCCGGTGCCGACGTCGGCGGCGACCGGCTTCTTCATCGCCCTGGAGGGCGGCGACGGCGCCGGAAAGTCCACCCAGGCCGAGGCTCTCGCCGAGTGGATCCGCGGCAAGGGGCACGAGGTCGTGCTCACGCGCGAGCCCGGCGCGACCCCGGTCGGCAAGCGCCTGCGCTCCATCCTGCTGGACGTCTCCAGCGCCGGACTGTCGCACCGCGCGGAGGCGCTGCTGTACGCCGCCGACCGCGCGGAGCACGTCGACACCGTGGTGCGGCCCGCCCTGGAGCGCGGCGCCGTGGTCGTCTCCGACCGCTACATCGACTCCTCGGTCGCCTACCAGGGCGCCGGCCGCGACCTGTCGCCGACCGAGATCGCCCGCATCAACCGCTGGGCCACCAACGGACTCGTACCGCACCTGACCGTCCTGCTGGACGTGGCGCCGGAGGCCGCCCGCGAGCGGTTCACCGAGGCGCCGGACCGCCTCGAGTCGGAGCCCGCCGAGTTCCACGCGCGCGTGCGCTCCGGCTTCCTCACCCTGGCCGCCGCCGACCCCGGGCCCTACCTCGTCGTGGACGCCGGTCAGGAGCCGGAGGCCGTCACCACCGTCGTACGCCACCGGCTCGACCAGGTGCTGCCGCTGTCCGAGGCCGAGATCCAGGCCCGGGAGGAGGCGCGCCGCAAGGCCGAGGAGGAAGCCCGCCGCAAGGCCGAGGAAGAGGCCGCGCGCAAGGCCGAGGAGGAGCGCCTGGAGCGTGAGCGCCTCGAGGAGGAGGCGCGGGTGCGCGCCGAGGAGGAGGAGCGCAAGCGCCGCGAGCTGGAGGAGGCGCAGCGGCGCGAGGCCGAGCGGCAGGCCGAGGAGGCCAGGCTGCGGGCCGAGGAAGCGCGCCGCAAGGCCGAGGAGGAGCGGGCCCGGCTGCTCGCCGAGGAGAAGGCGCGCGCCGAGGAGGAGGCACGGCTGCGGGCCGAGGAGGAGCGGCGCCGCAAGCAGGCCGAGGAGGAGGAGCGGCTGCGGGCCGAGGCCGAGGCCCGGCGTCTGGAGAAGCAGCGCAAGGCCGAGGAGGCCCTGCTGCGCGCCGAGGAGGCACGCCGGGCGGCGGAGCAGGCGGCGGCAGCGGCCGTGGCCGGGCCCAAGTCGGCGGCCCCCGCGGCGGCGGACGCACCCCGCCCGAAGCCGGCCGCGCCGGCCCCCGACGACACGGCGGCCCCCAACGACGCCGCGACCGTGCCCACCCCCATCGTGACCCCGGCCAACGCCTCCGGCGGACCGGTGGAGGACACGGCTGTACTGCGGCCGGTCCGGGACACGCGGGACGGCGACCGGGCCGACGACAGCGAGGGCGGCACCGAGAACGACAGCGCGGCCCGGGACGGGCGCGGCGGCGGCCGCCGGACGTCCGGCGAGTCCGAGTCCGAGGTGACGACCGAGCTGCCCAAGCCGCCGGTGCCGTCCGGCGCGGCGGACGAGACGGCGGTGCTTCCGGCGGTGCAGCCGGACGCCGCCGACGAGACGGCCGTGCTGCCGCCCGTGACGCCGCCGGGGGCCGCCGACGAGACGGCGGTCCTGCCGCCCGTACGCGGGGACGACCCCGCCGACCGGGTCCCGCCGGGCTACTTCCGGGAGGAGGGCCCGGCCGAGGACGCCCAGGACCGCACGCGCGAACTGCCCCAGATCGACCCCGACCAGGCACCGCCGTCCCGCAGGCGCCGCTCCGACTGGGCCGAGGAGACCCCGCTGGACGACCTGCCGACGCTGGCGGACGAACTGCTCGGGCCGCACGACGAGGACGAGGGCGGCCGGGACGACGGGAGCCGCGGCGGCAGGGGCCGGGGACGACGCTGA